From Methanosarcina lacustris Z-7289, one genomic window encodes:
- a CDS encoding glycosyltransferase, producing MVLKNEIENVDTTRSIKPKSELNVTHKGKYRPKTNINNKYIPVISLFFAILITVSVGVLIYTSTSNMSNLFTHKTILDNPELLHALQAAQASGVTMAIHGWEHENYSEMSPDQAIVDLKKSEAVFKQAGLKSELFVSPYEIFGVPDNPEVVEAIKKEGIAVGTLGEPIYEYTWLWRNMTSFDDPIFQAASAEIRTNKPIVIVLHAQDWNKYTEQFLISYLISTNEKDITVRMDDVNQATPKEVINDAAKFTQYKSVSKVVFAIIPSGVYGPDDPVVYNIKVNDIMKFYFLFFIIIALLPLSFFVVWRLLSSWNKRKYKNDPQTEINARYPDLVSVLVPAYNEEKSIGRCIEALVCQDYGGPMEIIVIDDGSSDRTAKIISTYPVKFIDLKKNGGKANALNRGIEEAKGDILVFTDSDSNMVKDTISCLVKTLMDDSDAQMVTGTVLINPTFRRSRIIIQTFLLENCKYCNSLLNF from the coding sequence ATGGTTCTAAAAAACGAGATCGAAAATGTAGATACAACTAGAAGTATTAAACCTAAATCCGAATTAAACGTCACACATAAGGGTAAATACAGGCCAAAGACTAATATAAATAATAAATACATACCAGTTATTTCACTGTTTTTTGCTATATTGATTACTGTTTCTGTGGGTGTATTAATTTATACATCAACGAGCAACATGAGTAACTTGTTTACTCATAAAACCATTCTGGACAACCCCGAGCTTCTACACGCACTGCAAGCTGCGCAAGCTAGCGGTGTCACTATGGCAATTCATGGTTGGGAGCACGAAAACTATTCAGAGATGTCACCTGACCAGGCAATAGTAGATCTAAAAAAAAGTGAAGCAGTTTTTAAGCAAGCCGGACTAAAATCGGAACTGTTTGTATCCCCTTATGAGATATTCGGAGTTCCAGATAATCCAGAAGTGGTGGAAGCAATAAAAAAAGAAGGTATTGCCGTCGGAACACTTGGAGAGCCAATATACGAATATACATGGCTCTGGAGAAATATGACAAGTTTCGATGATCCTATATTCCAGGCAGCTTCTGCAGAAATAAGAACAAATAAACCTATAGTTATTGTGTTACACGCGCAGGACTGGAATAAGTATACTGAACAGTTCTTAATTAGTTATTTGATATCGACGAATGAGAAAGATATCACAGTAAGAATGGACGACGTTAATCAGGCTACTCCAAAAGAAGTAATTAATGATGCAGCAAAATTTACTCAATATAAATCAGTAAGCAAGGTTGTATTCGCAATAATTCCTTCAGGTGTGTATGGTCCCGACGATCCGGTAGTGTATAACATCAAGGTGAACGACATAATGAAATTCTATTTCTTGTTCTTCATCATAATTGCGCTGCTACCACTATCCTTCTTTGTTGTTTGGAGGCTACTATCCAGTTGGAATAAGAGAAAATACAAAAATGATCCGCAGACTGAAATAAATGCTAGATATCCCGATCTTGTTTCGGTACTAGTTCCGGCATATAATGAGGAAAAATCGATAGGTAGATGTATTGAAGCTCTCGTTTGTCAGGATTATGGCGGCCCGATGGAAATTATCGTTATCGACGACGGCTCAAGTGACAGGACTGCCAAAATCATTTCGACATATCCAGTGAAATTCATAGATCTTAAGAAAAACGGGGGAAAGGCCAATGCTCTTAATAGGGGTATTGAAGAAGCAAAAGGCGATATTTTAGTCTTCACTGATTCTGATTCCAATATGGTAAAGGATACTATTAGCTGTCTGGTAAAAACGCTTATGGATGACAGTGACGCTCAGATGGTAACTGGAACTGTGCTCATAAATCCGACTTTCCGCAGATCTCGGATTATTATTCAGACATTTTTATTGGAAAACTGTAAATACTGTAACTCGCTATTGAATTTTTGA
- a CDS encoding glycoside hydrolase family 16 protein → MRTDKYLRWFLALFIVVVSAMPTGANEYPSNGELNWNGLTWDVRSGGGTPGPNIWDANGVYIDDQNRLHLTIVKKSGVWKCSEVDSRNKFGYGTFTWTVASPVFSYDKNSVVGLFTYLDDSHELDVEISRWSVTSRNNLWYSVQPYSLSGNNQGSLESYTGTTIHTIDWQPSSIKFKSTTASGQVLSEFTYTGKIPSNPQYAIMNLWLTERLAPSDGKNIDLIISDFSYVAYQQGSTSENVDDTSDSSDSSDSSDSKVTRSGSKHSGRKHRR, encoded by the coding sequence ATGAGAACAGATAAATATTTAAGATGGTTCCTAGCTCTGTTTATTGTGGTGGTTTCGGCTATGCCCACAGGAGCTAATGAGTACCCATCGAACGGTGAGCTTAACTGGAATGGTCTTACATGGGATGTAAGATCTGGAGGCGGGACACCCGGGCCGAACATCTGGGACGCAAATGGTGTCTATATTGATGATCAAAACAGGCTGCACCTAACAATTGTAAAAAAATCCGGTGTGTGGAAATGTTCAGAGGTTGATAGTCGCAACAAATTCGGATATGGAACATTTACATGGACCGTGGCCTCTCCAGTATTTTCATATGACAAAAATAGTGTTGTGGGACTGTTCACATATTTAGACGACTCACATGAATTAGATGTGGAGATCTCCAGATGGAGCGTAACCTCCAGGAATAATCTCTGGTACTCTGTGCAACCCTACAGCTTGAGCGGTAATAATCAGGGTTCATTGGAGAGCTATACGGGTACAACTATCCATACGATTGACTGGCAACCATCCTCAATCAAATTTAAGTCCACAACTGCAAGCGGGCAGGTACTCTCTGAATTTACATATACGGGGAAAATCCCTTCAAATCCTCAATATGCGATTATGAATCTCTGGTTAACTGAAAGGTTAGCTCCCTCCGATGGAAAGAATATTGATCTTATAATTAGTGACTTTTCCTATGTGGCATATCAGCAAGGATCGACATCAGAAAACGTAGACGACACCAGTGATTCCAGTGACTCCAGCGATTCTAGTGATTCTAAAGTCACTAGATCCGGGTCGAAACATTCAGGACGGAAACACAGAAGATAA
- a CDS encoding carboxymuconolactone decarboxylase family protein: MLEEFFPEFTRKLDEIDQLYAEKRMIDEKTYQFICFALSIKSRSKPCVLKHFKGALEAGATVKELSDIFALVMREAAGADDCWTHDVIGDWKEIIKGNISCSCSGDEK, encoded by the coding sequence ATGCTGGAAGAATTTTTCCCTGAATTCACCCGGAAGCTGGACGAGATCGACCAGCTCTATGCAGAAAAACGGATGATCGACGAAAAGACCTACCAGTTCATCTGCTTTGCCCTCTCCATCAAGAGCAGGTCAAAGCCCTGTGTCCTGAAGCATTTCAAAGGTGCCCTCGAAGCAGGAGCTACGGTAAAGGAACTCTCAGACATCTTTGCCCTGGTCATGAGGGAAGCCGCAGGTGCCGACGACTGCTGGACCCATGACGTAATTGGCGACTGGAAAGAGATCATTAAAGGCAATATTTCCTGCAGCTGCTCGGGCGACGAAAAATAA
- a CDS encoding glycosyltransferase, with protein sequence MRRIMIYCQMIEYHLEQEIMRYLQGLGGNILVCPGPSTAVRRSVCDVVRFSDDTIVEDADFTVNVLQKSMKVVQNPQAKVYTNAPETLGAWYKQRTRWWFGYLQVWKIHRRWSVGNTWMIYNYLSYIISVCSIIMILLIPYFMLQYNDVTDLALHGLVYLIIPVLLYILLTGWLFGHDKKLLLMLIPYVIIYSTFRVFVLSYVYICYLTGMGLKIKFGSRTINAK encoded by the coding sequence ATGAGAAGAATAATGATATATTGCCAGATGATCGAATATCATCTTGAGCAAGAAATTATGCGATATCTCCAGGGGTTGGGTGGTAATATTCTTGTGTGCCCGGGTCCGAGTACTGCAGTAAGGCGCAGCGTATGTGATGTTGTGAGGTTCAGTGATGATACCATAGTTGAGGATGCTGATTTCACAGTCAATGTCCTCCAAAAGTCAATGAAAGTCGTTCAAAATCCACAAGCAAAAGTTTACACGAATGCGCCAGAAACGCTAGGTGCCTGGTATAAGCAAAGAACGAGATGGTGGTTTGGATATCTCCAGGTGTGGAAAATACACAGGCGATGGTCAGTAGGAAATACGTGGATGATCTATAATTACCTGAGCTACATAATTAGTGTTTGCTCAATTATCATGATCTTATTGATCCCATATTTCATGTTACAATACAATGATGTGACAGATCTCGCTTTGCATGGACTCGTATATCTTATAATCCCTGTACTACTGTATATATTATTGACGGGTTGGTTATTTGGACACGATAAGAAGCTATTGCTGATGTTGATACCTTATGTAATTATTTATTCAACATTTAGGGTCTTCGTGCTCAGTTATGTCTACATCTGCTATCTGACAGGAATGGGTTTGAAAATTAAATTCGGTTCCCGGACAATTAATGCAAAGTAA
- a CDS encoding acyltransferase, producing MTQQKTHYYPEINYLRGFAVLFMISIHVSVYFIEMTDVNLLTVLYMAIDVFSQAAVPAFIFISGFVLYNKYNTDFKIGSFYTKRFKYILPPYFSFSTLYIIVPIYYSQIIGKPLNLNISEILIKYLTGGAYYHLWFFALIIQIYLLYPLILKAYIYFETKNNVTLFLTLVFITGVIAEYFLGNDFLFDNGTQFVSYLFYFVLGMFMTKNYEFIKLKSFLRSHLFCIFILLLSGAFLIMVGYANEFFSYNLLIFDSIYGVIWNILYISISTLYFTICFILMFYISAYLYKSKRLLIIHKIGSYSFAIYLVHAAILNMIVLVLSKIGFNWNNLLFYPSVFTSTLILSIFSVKILEQIPHSKYIIGKMG from the coding sequence ATGACTCAACAAAAAACTCATTACTATCCAGAAATAAATTATTTGAGAGGTTTTGCAGTATTATTTATGATTAGCATTCATGTTTCTGTTTATTTCATAGAAATGACTGATGTTAATTTATTAACAGTGTTGTATATGGCTATTGATGTTTTTTCACAGGCTGCTGTTCCAGCGTTTATATTTATATCTGGTTTTGTATTGTATAATAAGTATAATACCGACTTTAAAATTGGATCTTTTTATACAAAGAGATTTAAATACATTCTACCACCATACTTTAGTTTTTCTACATTATACATTATTGTGCCAATTTATTATTCACAAATAATCGGTAAACCACTTAATCTGAATATCTCAGAGATATTAATTAAATATCTTACAGGTGGAGCTTATTACCATTTATGGTTTTTTGCCCTGATAATTCAAATATATCTTCTGTATCCATTAATATTGAAAGCATACATTTATTTTGAAACCAAAAATAACGTTACATTATTTCTGACATTGGTATTTATAACGGGAGTAATAGCTGAATATTTTCTTGGAAATGACTTTTTATTTGACAATGGTACGCAGTTCGTTAGCTATCTATTTTATTTTGTATTAGGGATGTTCATGACAAAAAATTATGAATTCATTAAACTGAAATCATTTCTGAGAAGCCATTTATTTTGTATATTTATTCTTCTTTTGTCAGGTGCATTTTTAATTATGGTGGGGTATGCAAATGAATTCTTTTCTTACAATTTGCTTATTTTTGATTCTATATATGGTGTCATTTGGAATATATTGTACATTTCTATCTCAACGTTATATTTCACTATATGTTTCATACTTATGTTTTATATCTCCGCCTATTTATATAAATCAAAGCGGCTGCTAATTATTCATAAAATAGGTTCATATTCTTTTGCAATTTATTTAGTACATGCAGCGATACTAAACATGATTGTTTTAGTATTATCTAAAATTGGATTTAATTGGAATAATTTGTTATTTTATCCATCTGTATTTACTTCGACATTGATTTTGAGTATATTCTCTGTGAAAATTTTAGAGCAAATACCACATAGTAAATACATTATTGGTAAAATGGGTTGA
- a CDS encoding IS1634 family transposase, whose translation MHITTNALDHHGIVCGVFDELEIGSIIDEALPKVGQHKLAHSIVIKAMILNCLGFTDSRLYLYSQYFENLPVERLLGPGVSASDLTDDVLGRTLDKIYEADPTQLFMKLSMKMMEIVNLKVMQLHCDDTNFSVHGDYEPEDGSSAIELTYGHAKDKRYDLKRFSMGMIVNQYGMPLFTQAYSGNSSDKETIVEAMKRLKENIEFPDDVYLIADSSLYSEDNVKALKDMKWITRVPSTINLCKELLTSDLEFKQGEDPRYSFYETMVEYGGIKQKWVGVHSTEMHKRKDITFEKKIKKIVKEAQKDLKELKKIEFACEEDARAALERWKKKKPYCLLGTVDISTISKRENGKKGRPKKGEKLVTHYVVDAKAIRNEELVQHEKKYHGRFIIVSNDLNLDAEEMLEKYKNQSKVEKGFRFIKDKSFRVSEVYLKKPERIEALSMIMVLTLMVYSVAEWKLREKLKETGESIPNQVKKQTQKPTLKWVFMLMRGITEVEVKTKSKTKIQVANLDEIKEKLIRLMGKSCEKYYF comes from the coding sequence ATGCACATTACTACTAACGCCCTGGACCATCACGGTATAGTTTGTGGAGTTTTCGATGAACTTGAAATTGGAAGTATTATCGATGAAGCGCTTCCCAAAGTTGGGCAGCATAAGTTAGCTCATTCAATAGTGATAAAGGCAATGATTCTTAATTGCCTTGGATTCACTGACAGTCGCCTTTACCTGTACTCTCAATATTTTGAAAATCTTCCCGTTGAAAGATTACTTGGTCCTGGAGTTAGTGCATCAGATCTTACTGATGACGTTTTAGGGCGAACTCTTGATAAGATCTACGAAGCAGATCCGACTCAACTGTTCATGAAACTTTCCATGAAAATGATGGAAATTGTGAACCTTAAGGTAATGCAACTTCATTGCGATGATACCAATTTCAGCGTTCATGGAGACTATGAACCTGAAGATGGTAGCTCTGCCATTGAACTCACTTATGGTCATGCAAAAGATAAGAGATATGATTTGAAGCGTTTTTCAATGGGGATGATTGTAAACCAGTATGGAATGCCATTATTTACACAGGCTTATTCTGGAAATTCATCCGACAAAGAAACCATAGTAGAAGCCATGAAACGACTTAAGGAAAACATAGAGTTCCCTGATGATGTTTATTTAATAGCTGATAGCTCTCTGTATTCTGAAGATAATGTCAAAGCATTAAAAGACATGAAATGGATCACTCGTGTTCCCTCAACTATAAATCTTTGTAAAGAGCTACTGACTTCTGATCTTGAGTTTAAACAGGGGGAAGATCCACGCTACTCGTTTTATGAAACGATGGTTGAATATGGTGGCATAAAACAAAAATGGGTAGGTGTTCACTCCACCGAGATGCATAAAAGAAAAGACATTACATTTGAAAAGAAAATAAAAAAGATTGTCAAGGAAGCTCAGAAAGATCTTAAAGAGCTTAAAAAAATAGAGTTTGCATGTGAAGAGGACGCAAGAGCAGCCCTGGAAAGATGGAAGAAGAAGAAACCTTACTGTTTGCTGGGAACAGTTGACATCTCCACAATCTCAAAAAGAGAAAACGGTAAGAAGGGAAGGCCAAAAAAGGGTGAAAAACTTGTCACTCATTATGTTGTGGATGCAAAAGCTATCAGGAATGAAGAACTCGTACAGCATGAAAAAAAGTATCATGGAAGATTTATAATCGTAAGCAATGACCTGAATCTTGATGCTGAAGAGATGCTGGAAAAATACAAAAACCAGAGTAAAGTGGAAAAAGGATTCAGGTTCATAAAGGACAAAAGTTTCAGGGTTTCTGAGGTGTATCTTAAGAAACCCGAAAGAATTGAAGCATTGTCAATGATCATGGTTTTAACTCTGATGGTTTACTCAGTAGCAGAATGGAAGCTGAGAGAAAAACTAAAAGAAACAGGGGAATCAATACCGAACCAGGTTAAAAAACAAACTCAAAAGCCGACATTGAAATGGGTTTTCATGCTGATGAGGGGGATTACGGAAGTGGAAGTAAAAACGAAATCAAAAACAAAAATTCAAGTTGCCAACCTGGATGAGATTAAGGAGAAGTTAATAAGGTTGATGGGAAAGAGTTGTGAAAAATACTATTTTTGA
- a CDS encoding polysaccharide deacetylase family protein, translated as MKNITITVDVEEDCPPMLTSTRGMEEGMPKLLQLFKKEGIKATFFVTGMMAERYPDLICQIPEEGHELGCHGYTHARFDRMGKEEAKNDLKRAVNVLKHFEKRIVSFRAPNLQFPESYLELLDEEGFRYDSSLAAYKPPFSRKTGVEGKIIRIPVTITSSFLRLPQGLFLPLLRQAKAPVLFVHPWEFVDMSGLPIRLDCRFNTGEKALKNLETLIRTFKIENYHFLTLKERATIEKKNETGPEDKETKNGN; from the coding sequence ATGAAAAACATCACAATAACCGTTGATGTCGAAGAAGACTGTCCACCCATGCTTACAAGCACGAGGGGAATGGAAGAGGGAATGCCAAAACTGCTGCAACTCTTCAAAAAAGAAGGGATAAAGGCAACCTTCTTCGTGACAGGAATGATGGCAGAGAGGTATCCTGACCTTATCTGCCAGATCCCGGAAGAGGGACATGAGCTGGGCTGCCACGGCTATACCCACGCCCGTTTTGACCGCATGGGAAAGGAAGAGGCAAAAAATGACCTGAAGCGGGCAGTAAATGTGCTCAAACACTTTGAAAAGCGGATAGTTTCCTTCAGGGCTCCAAACCTCCAGTTCCCGGAAAGCTATCTTGAACTCCTGGATGAAGAGGGCTTCAGGTATGATTCTTCCCTTGCGGCTTACAAGCCCCCCTTTTCCCGAAAGACAGGGGTAGAAGGCAAAATAATCAGGATTCCTGTAACGATTACCTCCTCGTTTTTGAGGCTTCCACAAGGCCTGTTTCTCCCCCTGCTAAGGCAGGCAAAAGCTCCGGTGCTCTTCGTCCACCCCTGGGAATTCGTGGACATGTCCGGCTTACCAATCCGCCTGGACTGCAGGTTCAATACAGGGGAAAAAGCCCTCAAGAACCTGGAAACTCTGATCCGTACCTTCAAAATTGAAAACTACCACTTTCTTACTCTAAAAGAAAGAGCAACCATTGAAAAGAAAAATGAAACCGGGCCGGAAGATAAAGAAACAAAAAATGGAAATTGA
- a CDS encoding glycoside hydrolase family 16 protein, translating into MGKTDMQTIKYLICLFALLVVLITIFQSETNTYPSNGVINWKGQDWYLMDGKSDPGDNYWNKTGAWIDNQNRLHLTVVKDKGIWNCTTLMSQDTYLYGTFTWTVASPVYTFDKNSVVGLFTYLNDSQELDIETTRWSETEGNQLWYSVQPAKIEGNTQGYQVPLSITGTNTIYKIEWKPTYVRFTSMQENGEIIADFNYTNVSGIPQQPENVMMNLWLLAPPSDGKNIELIISDFTITNE; encoded by the coding sequence ATGGGAAAAACGGATATGCAGACAATTAAATATTTAATATGTTTATTTGCTTTGTTGGTTGTGTTGATTACGATTTTTCAGTCCGAAACGAATACATACCCATCAAATGGAGTAATTAACTGGAAAGGACAAGATTGGTATTTGATGGATGGAAAATCAGATCCTGGTGATAACTACTGGAATAAGACAGGTGCATGGATAGATAATCAAAATAGACTGCATTTAACAGTTGTAAAGGACAAAGGCATATGGAACTGTACAACGTTAATGAGTCAAGACACGTATCTTTATGGCACGTTTACCTGGACTGTAGCCTCACCTGTCTATACATTTGACAAAAATAGTGTTGTGGGACTATTCACATATTTAAACGATTCCCAAGAATTAGATATTGAAACTACAAGATGGAGTGAAACCGAAGGAAATCAACTTTGGTATTCTGTACAACCTGCTAAAATTGAAGGGAACACTCAAGGTTACCAGGTTCCATTGAGCATTACAGGCACAAACACAATTTATAAAATTGAATGGAAACCCACGTATGTAAGATTCACATCCATGCAGGAAAACGGAGAAATTATAGCAGACTTCAATTATACAAATGTTTCTGGAATCCCACAGCAGCCCGAAAACGTCATGATGAATTTATGGTTGTTGGCTCCTCCATCCGATGGAAAAAATATTGAGCTTATTATCAGCGACTTCACAATTACTAACGAGTAA
- a CDS encoding lysylphosphatidylglycerol synthase transmembrane domain-containing protein, translated as MNPGALKKAIAVLLVLMATSILVYTRWTEIMPLLEESWKLLRQIQIRYFVMAFLVYLLSVYFFAIRWQKVLSSIGYNLKATDIFPILFGAIFVNNFTPASRFGGEPLRIIWANRRFGISYTHALITILFERLVEAIPIFLLFLYALYFFPPFLSIFPPDKGFPTLNTAIFLLLAVLGIGVVSWLLRAKLKPLRNRLYQNWEQLRKSFVAALLLSCGVWALDIVRLEMIASALSLSIPLHIIATVSVLYLLLGCIPFTPGGLGIVEGGLIYLLLYFGLPLASAGSFVFLERFISYGLSSMIGFLCLFYYGGFTVWKNTKSH; from the coding sequence AACCCTGGAGCCTTAAAGAAAGCCATTGCAGTTCTCTTGGTGCTTATGGCAACATCAATTCTTGTCTATACTCGCTGGACGGAGATAATGCCACTTCTGGAGGAAAGCTGGAAGCTGCTCCGGCAAATCCAGATCCGCTATTTTGTTATGGCGTTTTTAGTCTACCTGCTAAGTGTGTACTTCTTTGCGATTCGCTGGCAAAAGGTGCTTTCTTCCATTGGGTATAATCTAAAAGCAACAGATATTTTTCCCATTCTCTTTGGAGCGATATTCGTAAATAACTTCACCCCAGCAAGCAGGTTTGGGGGAGAACCCCTCCGAATAATCTGGGCCAACCGACGTTTTGGAATCAGCTATACCCATGCCCTTATAACAATCCTCTTTGAAAGGCTGGTTGAAGCAATTCCTATTTTCCTGCTGTTTTTATACGCTCTATATTTTTTCCCTCCTTTCCTGAGTATTTTCCCGCCCGATAAGGGCTTTCCAACTTTGAATACAGCCATTTTTCTGCTCTTAGCTGTCCTCGGAATAGGAGTCGTGAGCTGGTTACTCAGGGCAAAACTTAAGCCCCTTCGGAACAGACTTTATCAAAACTGGGAACAGCTCCGCAAATCTTTTGTTGCTGCACTCCTGCTTTCATGTGGAGTCTGGGCTCTTGATATTGTGCGCCTTGAAATGATCGCTTCAGCCCTTAGCCTCTCCATCCCCCTGCACATTATAGCAACTGTCTCAGTCCTGTACCTCCTGCTCGGATGTATTCCCTTTACACCAGGAGGACTTGGAATTGTCGAAGGAGGGCTGATCTACCTGCTCCTGTATTTCGGGCTACCCCTTGCATCTGCTGGCAGCTTCGTGTTTCTGGAGCGTTTCATATCCTATGGGCTTAGCAGCATGATAGGATTTCTGTGTCTGTTTTATTACGGAGGGTTTACGGTATGGAAAAATACAAAATCGCACTGA
- a CDS encoding glycosyltransferase family 4 protein gives MEKYKIALISDWYFPKVGGIEYSMHALAKTLNQQGHEVHVITRSYPNIPEYSIRDGVSVIRVKSRPFPGQQRFLMPGAYIELYQLLKEGNYDIINSHGLDSPLGMAALIASRKLGVPSVVTNHSLVGHTPLRLYLYLAGKLLVGNADAVIAVSSAVEKDTKLMTKKPVYRIFNGMESEDSSQKVPLPFDRKGKLVIITVARMTKKKGVRNLAGIAPSLLKKNKNLIFLMIGDGSLRKSLEKKVEKSGLSENFCFTGEVPRKTVLEYLEQADIFALPSSDEAFGISILEAISKNVPVVAMNHSGVSDIIEHGVNGYLASDLSEFESCVQDLIEKPALRAEFARVASEGLSNYDWNRIYEQTDRVYREVIYEKHHNNR, from the coding sequence ATGGAAAAATACAAAATCGCACTGATCAGCGACTGGTATTTTCCAAAGGTAGGGGGAATTGAGTACTCAATGCACGCCCTTGCAAAAACCCTGAACCAGCAGGGTCATGAAGTACATGTCATTACCAGAAGCTACCCGAATATCCCAGAATACAGCATCAGGGACGGTGTTTCAGTAATCAGAGTCAAGAGCCGCCCCTTTCCCGGACAGCAGCGGTTCCTGATGCCAGGTGCCTATATAGAACTCTACCAGCTCCTGAAAGAAGGAAATTATGACATTATCAACTCTCATGGGTTGGACTCCCCACTCGGCATGGCAGCCCTTATCGCATCCAGAAAACTCGGGGTCCCTTCGGTGGTTACCAACCATTCTCTGGTAGGGCATACGCCACTTCGCCTTTATTTGTATCTTGCAGGAAAACTACTTGTAGGAAATGCCGATGCTGTAATTGCTGTCAGTTCGGCAGTTGAAAAGGATACAAAACTGATGACAAAAAAGCCGGTTTACAGGATATTCAACGGAATGGAATCTGAGGACAGCAGCCAGAAAGTCCCCCTCCCCTTTGACAGAAAAGGAAAACTTGTAATTATTACAGTTGCCCGCATGACAAAGAAGAAAGGTGTCCGGAACCTTGCTGGCATTGCTCCTTCCCTCCTTAAGAAAAATAAAAACCTGATATTCCTGATGATAGGCGACGGCTCCCTTCGAAAAAGCCTGGAAAAAAAGGTGGAAAAATCCGGTTTATCTGAAAACTTCTGCTTTACAGGAGAAGTGCCCCGGAAGACGGTACTGGAATATCTGGAACAGGCAGATATCTTTGCCCTTCCTTCCAGTGATGAAGCATTTGGGATTTCGATTCTGGAAGCAATCTCAAAAAATGTCCCTGTTGTAGCAATGAACCATAGCGGGGTCTCAGACATCATCGAGCACGGAGTAAACGGCTACCTTGCAAGCGACCTTTCGGAATTTGAATCCTGCGTTCAGGACCTGATAGAAAAGCCAGCCTTAAGAGCCGAATTTGCCCGGGTGGCCAGTGAAGGGCTTTCAAATTATGATTGGAATAGAATCTATGAACAGACCGACCGAGTATATAGAGAGGTCATTTATGAAAAACATCACAATAACCGTTGA
- a CDS encoding carboxymuconolactone decarboxylase family protein — protein MLKEFFSEFTRKLDEIDQLYSEKRMIDKKTSQFIRFALSIKARSKPCVLKHFKGALEAGAIVKEFSDIFALVMWEAAGADDCWTHDVNDVLRDQRNTKKSQRGFTSSPT, from the coding sequence ATGCTGAAAGAATTTTTCTCTGAATTCACCCGGAAACTGGACGAAATTGACCAGCTCTATTCCGAAAAACGGATGATCGACAAAAAGACTTCCCAGTTCATCCGCTTTGCCCTCTCCATCAAAGCCAGGTCAAAACCCTGCGTCCTGAAACATTTCAAAGGTGCCCTCGAAGCAGGAGCTATAGTCAAAGAATTCTCAGACATCTTTGCCCTGGTCATGTGGGAAGCCGCAGGCGCCGACGACTGCTGGACTCATGACGTAAACGATGTTTTGCGGGATCAAAGGAACACGAAGAAAAGCCAGAGAGGGTTCACTTCATCCCCGACCTGA